A region of Natribaculum luteum DNA encodes the following proteins:
- a CDS encoding RNA-guided endonuclease InsQ/TnpB family protein — protein sequence MLEVHRTHRAKIRNHSQVAESLDRHGWSASKLWNVANYHSREVWAETGEIPDHEELKDELKTHPKYKGLHSQSSQRVLEELAEAFNSWYSSDDDRDNPPGYRKRNYYDDEGCRVHEEHPRSTVTWKQNGIRHDTKNNRVRLSKGANHKEHPRAWEYILVEYETRPGVAVENLQQVRAVYDQQKERWELHLVCKDEIETPTAPGNETAGIDLGISNFAAIAYSTEDADLYPGNRLKQDGYYFPKEIATCDDSGGERATRLHHTWSERRTHFFHGLAKHIVERCVEKRVGRINVGDLEGVREDDDGEAKNWGKHGNLDLHGWAFDRFTKILTYKAKVEGITVVEVSERDTSKTCCVCGREDDGQRVERGLYVCEACDAAFNADVNGAENIRLDLNESNSESAPDLGGDRSTGWLAQPGVYLHDLSRGFQPRAEVVDCKP from the coding sequence ATGCTGGAAGTCCACCGCACCCATCGAGCGAAAATCCGCAACCACTCACAGGTCGCGGAGTCGCTCGACCGGCACGGGTGGAGTGCCAGCAAGTTGTGGAACGTCGCCAACTACCATTCCCGAGAAGTGTGGGCGGAAACGGGCGAGATTCCCGACCACGAGGAGTTGAAAGACGAATTGAAGACACATCCAAAATACAAGGGACTCCATTCTCAGTCCAGTCAGCGGGTTCTGGAGGAACTCGCTGAAGCCTTCAACTCGTGGTACTCCTCGGACGACGACCGGGACAATCCGCCCGGCTACCGCAAACGCAATTACTACGATGACGAAGGCTGCCGCGTCCACGAAGAGCACCCGCGCAGCACAGTGACGTGGAAGCAAAACGGTATCCGTCACGATACGAAGAACAACCGCGTCCGGCTATCGAAAGGTGCGAATCACAAGGAACATCCCCGAGCGTGGGAATATATCCTTGTCGAATACGAAACCCGTCCCGGCGTCGCAGTCGAGAACCTGCAACAGGTTCGCGCCGTCTACGACCAGCAGAAAGAGCGGTGGGAACTCCACCTCGTATGCAAAGACGAAATCGAGACACCCACCGCTCCCGGCAACGAGACTGCCGGTATCGACCTCGGCATCAGCAACTTCGCGGCTATTGCGTACAGCACCGAAGACGCCGACCTCTACCCCGGCAACCGCCTGAAGCAAGACGGCTACTACTTCCCGAAGGAAATCGCCACATGCGACGATAGCGGTGGTGAACGAGCGACAAGGCTTCACCATACGTGGTCGGAGCGCCGCACCCACTTTTTCCACGGTCTCGCCAAGCACATCGTTGAACGGTGTGTTGAGAAGAGGGTTGGACGCATCAACGTCGGTGACTTGGAAGGCGTTCGAGAGGACGATGACGGGGAAGCAAAAAACTGGGGCAAGCACGGCAACCTCGACTTGCACGGATGGGCGTTCGACCGCTTCACCAAGATTCTCACCTACAAGGCGAAAGTTGAGGGAATCACGGTCGTGGAAGTGTCCGAACGCGATACGAGCAAGACGTGTTGCGTATGCGGTAGGGAAGACGATGGTCAGCGCGTCGAGCGCGGCTTGTACGTGTGTGAGGCGTGTGATGCGGCGTTCAATGCAGACGTAAACGGGGCGGAGAATATCCGTCTCGACCTGAATGAAAGTAACTCCGAATCTGCACCCGATTTGGGTGGGGATAGGAGTACCGGCTGGTTGGCACAGCCCGGAGTCTACCTTCACGACCTTTCCCGAGGATTCCAACCTCGGGCAGAGGTGGTAGACTGCAAACCGTAA
- a CDS encoding ribbon-helix-helix domain-containing protein, translating to MSADSDAGGDGEMEKINVRVPQSLLAQVDEVWEERGYANKSEFICDALRDAVNPPTQLSEEVLEHLAESRKQRKQGETVSHDEVKDRLGIDD from the coding sequence ATGAGCGCTGACAGCGACGCCGGCGGCGACGGTGAAATGGAGAAGATCAACGTCCGGGTGCCCCAGTCGCTGCTGGCACAGGTCGACGAAGTCTGGGAGGAACGTGGCTACGCGAACAAATCTGAGTTCATCTGCGACGCGCTTCGGGACGCTGTCAATCCCCCCACACAGCTGTCCGAGGAAGTGCTCGAGCATCTGGCCGAAAGTCGCAAGCAGCGGAAGCAGGGAGAGACGGTGTCACACGACGAAGTGAAGGACCGGCTGGGAATCGATGACTGA